In Candidatus Polarisedimenticolaceae bacterium, a genomic segment contains:
- a CDS encoding methyltransferase domain-containing protein gives MNVDEYEKLDRIDREHWFYAGKRAVVRHWIARSLALTHDDLLVDVGCGTGTFALEMGTTCRVLGIDHHDESIRLAEPKLRSVGGSVKKSPLERIDLPDGAATVVTAMDVLEHLDDDRLALRELIRIARPGGLIVVTVPALMALWSDWDVALGHRRRYDRRQLLRLIDLPEVDLVRCSYYNMAALPLIGIVRGWRRIRPPAPGADRAEDRVPSRWLNTLLYRSLVTPACWEWPRQPIGVALIAVLKKRAHTR, from the coding sequence ATGAACGTCGACGAGTACGAAAAGCTCGACCGCATCGATCGCGAGCACTGGTTCTACGCGGGCAAGCGCGCGGTCGTCCGCCACTGGATCGCGCGCTCGCTCGCATTGACGCACGACGATCTCCTCGTCGACGTCGGCTGCGGAACCGGCACGTTCGCGCTCGAGATGGGTACGACCTGCCGCGTGCTCGGCATCGACCATCACGACGAGAGCATCCGCCTCGCCGAGCCGAAGCTGCGGTCCGTCGGCGGCTCGGTCAAGAAGAGTCCCCTCGAGCGGATCGACCTGCCGGACGGCGCCGCGACGGTCGTCACCGCGATGGACGTCCTCGAGCACCTCGACGACGACCGTCTCGCTCTCCGGGAGTTGATCCGGATCGCGCGTCCCGGCGGCCTCATCGTGGTGACGGTCCCGGCGTTGATGGCGCTCTGGAGCGACTGGGACGTCGCGCTCGGCCACCGGCGGCGCTATGACCGCCGTCAGCTCCTCCGGTTGATCGATCTCCCCGAGGTCGATCTCGTCCGATGCAGCTACTACAACATGGCCGCGCTGCCGCTCATCGGCATCGTCCGAGGTTGGCGGCGGATCCGTCCGCCCGCTCCCGGCGCCGATCGCGCGGAGGATCGCGTGCCGTCGCGGTGGCTCAACACGTTGCTCTACCGCAGCCTCGTGACGCCGGCGTGCTGGGAATGGCCGCGACAGCCGATCGGCGTCGCGCTGATCGCCGTCCTCAAGAAGAGGGCGCACACCCGCTGA
- a CDS encoding protein kinase, with translation MIGRSLSHYRITAAIGAGGMGQVYRATDSRLHREVALKVLPAETAGSPERLERFRREARAVAALNHPNVVTIYSVEEAEGVHFLTMELVEGEPLDRLIPEGGMAMPRLLAIAAGLAEALAAAHDKGIVHRDLKPANVMVTNDGRVKVLDFGLARMPAAAGAELPTEMLTSEGVVMGTVPYMSPEQLRGEAVDHRTDIFSLGIMLYEMASGERPFAGRSAAELASAILRDQPRPLSERRNDLPAGLPEAIGRCLEKRGADRFTTAHELRSALLGRAARPIAAPATVSIAVLPFSDMSAAKDQDYLCEGMAEEIMNALVRIDGIRVASRTSAFRAAKDGGDLAALARALQVGHVLEGSVRTAGIRLRVTAQLTDVASGYQLFSERFDKEAVDVFAIQDEIAADVVSAVRARLAPGADGVHARPQAKSLDAYRWYLKGRHLRGKEDFGGSLHAFGEATRLDPSHAPSWTGLAEITVLSAHVGMLPPRDACAAARKALATARDLQGESADGCHAEAFAAFLERRWDAMEASWRRAIELQPDHVLALASWAVTLCSRRRVDEALPLFARAREADPLASFPYMLTGWGLVECGRSAEALAYIEDALTFEKDDASALASLAMASVAVGKHDAGIAAAERCVAVTYRAPYFLGILSWALASAGRVPEARAILGEIQARPTGSPTAVTEAWVLGALGEIDAAFDVLARAEDEHQGLLYYTGQPGFDTLRGDARFRALQSRLGLTP, from the coding sequence ATGATCGGCCGCTCCCTCTCCCACTACCGGATCACCGCCGCGATCGGCGCGGGGGGCATGGGCCAGGTCTACCGCGCGACCGACTCCCGGCTGCACCGCGAGGTCGCGCTCAAGGTGCTGCCGGCCGAGACGGCGGGGAGCCCCGAGCGGCTCGAACGGTTCCGCCGCGAAGCGCGCGCGGTCGCGGCGTTGAACCATCCGAACGTCGTCACGATCTACTCGGTCGAGGAAGCCGAGGGCGTTCACTTCCTGACGATGGAGCTCGTGGAGGGCGAGCCGCTCGACCGCCTCATCCCCGAAGGCGGGATGGCGATGCCGCGCCTCCTCGCGATCGCCGCCGGTCTCGCGGAGGCGCTCGCGGCCGCCCACGACAAGGGGATCGTCCATCGGGACCTCAAGCCCGCGAACGTGATGGTCACGAACGACGGACGCGTCAAGGTCCTCGACTTCGGGCTCGCGAGGATGCCTGCGGCGGCCGGTGCGGAGCTGCCGACCGAGATGCTGACGAGCGAAGGCGTCGTGATGGGCACCGTGCCCTACATGTCGCCCGAGCAGCTCCGTGGCGAAGCGGTCGATCACCGGACCGACATCTTCTCGCTCGGGATCATGTTGTACGAGATGGCGAGCGGCGAGCGGCCGTTCGCCGGGAGATCGGCGGCCGAGCTCGCCTCCGCGATCCTGCGCGATCAGCCTCGGCCGCTGTCCGAGCGACGGAACGACCTGCCCGCGGGTCTTCCGGAGGCGATCGGGCGCTGCCTGGAGAAGCGCGGCGCCGATCGCTTCACGACGGCTCATGAGCTGCGGAGCGCGCTCCTCGGCAGGGCGGCGCGGCCGATCGCCGCGCCCGCCACCGTGTCGATCGCGGTGCTGCCGTTTTCCGACATGAGCGCGGCGAAGGACCAGGACTATCTCTGCGAAGGAATGGCCGAGGAGATCATGAATGCGCTGGTCCGGATCGACGGGATCCGCGTCGCCTCGCGCACCTCGGCGTTCCGCGCCGCCAAGGACGGCGGCGACCTCGCCGCGCTCGCGCGCGCGCTCCAGGTCGGGCACGTGCTCGAAGGCAGCGTGCGCACGGCGGGGATCCGGCTGCGCGTCACGGCGCAGCTCACCGACGTCGCGAGCGGATACCAGCTCTTCTCGGAGCGGTTCGACAAGGAGGCGGTCGACGTCTTCGCCATTCAGGACGAGATCGCTGCGGACGTCGTGAGCGCCGTGCGGGCCCGTCTCGCGCCCGGCGCGGACGGCGTCCATGCGCGGCCGCAGGCCAAGAGCCTCGACGCCTACCGGTGGTACCTGAAGGGCCGGCACCTTCGAGGGAAGGAAGACTTCGGGGGCTCGCTGCACGCCTTCGGCGAGGCGACGCGGCTCGACCCTTCGCACGCGCCTTCCTGGACGGGCCTCGCGGAGATCACCGTGCTGTCGGCGCACGTGGGCATGCTGCCGCCGCGCGACGCATGCGCCGCGGCGCGCAAGGCGCTCGCGACCGCGAGGGACCTGCAAGGTGAGTCGGCGGACGGCTGCCATGCCGAGGCGTTCGCGGCCTTTCTCGAGCGAAGGTGGGACGCGATGGAAGCGTCGTGGCGCCGGGCGATCGAGCTGCAGCCCGATCACGTCCTCGCGCTCGCGTCCTGGGCCGTCACCCTCTGCTCCCGCCGGCGCGTCGATGAGGCGCTTCCGCTCTTCGCACGTGCGCGCGAAGCCGACCCGCTCGCATCCTTCCCTTACATGCTCACCGGCTGGGGGCTGGTGGAGTGCGGAAGGTCCGCGGAGGCGCTCGCGTACATCGAGGACGCGTTGACCTTCGAGAAGGATGACGCGTCGGCCCTCGCGTCGCTGGCGATGGCGAGCGTCGCCGTGGGGAAACACGACGCCGGAATCGCGGCGGCCGAGCGCTGCGTCGCCGTCACCTACCGCGCGCCTTACTTCCTCGGCATCCTGAGCTGGGCGCTCGCATCGGCGGGTCGCGTGCCCGAGGCGCGTGCGATCCTCGGCGAGATCCAGGCTCGTCCAACCGGCTCGCCGACCGCGGTCACCGAGGCGTGGGTTCTCGGCGCGCTGGGGGAGATCGACGCGGCGTTCGACGTGCTCGCCCGCGCGGAAGACGAGCACCAAGGCCTGCTCTACTACACGGGCCAGCCGGGATTCGACACGCTCCGCGGCGATGCGAGATTCCGCGCGCTGCAATCGAGGCTCGGACTGACCCCATGA
- a CDS encoding zf-HC2 domain-containing protein, translated as MRFEHDDPELTAAILARTSGPVCGAARDQLCGVADGTLDSIDAELVGRHLEGCAECAALAEALASMRRELPRLFGDHPDPAFLQEVLDRTTARNRTPRLAERCRAAARRLLDRPRIALEGAFVGAVLLVLPVGASRHSSLDAFRHASHATSASVGKWVRATRGTFFQAGASGEPSKEKSR; from the coding sequence ATGAGATTCGAGCACGACGACCCCGAGCTCACCGCGGCGATCCTGGCGCGAACGTCGGGCCCGGTGTGCGGCGCCGCACGCGACCAACTGTGCGGTGTTGCCGACGGGACGCTCGATTCGATCGACGCGGAGCTCGTCGGCCGCCACCTCGAGGGCTGCGCCGAGTGCGCGGCGCTCGCGGAGGCGCTCGCCTCGATGCGGCGCGAGCTTCCCCGGCTGTTCGGGGACCATCCCGATCCGGCATTCCTCCAAGAGGTCCTCGACCGGACGACGGCGAGGAACCGCACCCCGCGGCTCGCCGAACGATGCCGGGCCGCCGCACGGCGGCTTCTCGATCGCCCCCGCATCGCGCTCGAAGGAGCGTTCGTCGGCGCGGTGCTTCTGGTCCTTCCAGTCGGAGCGTCCCGCCACTCATCGCTCGACGCATTCAGGCATGCCTCGCACGCGACCTCCGCGAGCGTGGGCAAATGGGTGCGCGCCACGCGCGGAACTTTTTTCCAGGCCGGTGCGTCAGGAGAGCCGAGCAAGGAGAAATCACGATGA
- a CDS encoding sigma-70 family RNA polymerase sigma factor, whose protein sequence is MDEARLLARCRSGDGLAWEALVRSYQASVLAVTRHYLGDPEEARDVAQDVFVRLYENLSSFSGGDRFKPWLLRMARNASIDRIRRINARPPASDIPFTDLPLEAGSDPEECAGRAARESLLRRALARLGEQHREVVLLKEIHGLTLEEVADVLGVPIGTVKSRSNRGRIELAQIIRMLDPSFSERPA, encoded by the coding sequence GTGGATGAAGCGAGGCTGCTCGCGCGATGCCGTTCGGGAGACGGACTGGCATGGGAGGCGCTCGTCAGGTCGTACCAGGCGAGCGTGCTCGCGGTCACCCGCCATTACCTCGGCGATCCCGAAGAGGCCCGCGACGTGGCGCAGGATGTCTTCGTCCGGCTCTACGAGAACCTGAGCTCGTTTTCGGGCGGCGACCGCTTCAAGCCCTGGCTGCTCCGCATGGCCCGGAACGCCAGCATCGACCGGATCCGGCGGATCAACGCCCGTCCTCCGGCGTCGGACATCCCCTTCACCGACCTCCCGCTCGAGGCCGGCAGCGACCCCGAGGAGTGCGCCGGTCGAGCGGCTCGAGAGAGCTTGCTGCGCCGGGCGCTCGCGCGGCTGGGGGAGCAGCACCGCGAGGTCGTTCTCCTGAAGGAGATCCACGGGTTGACTCTGGAGGAGGTCGCCGACGTGCTCGGCGTTCCGATCGGCACCGTGAAGTCCCGCTCGAACCGTGGCCGCATCGAGCTGGCCCAGATCATCCGCATGCTCGACCCCTCGTTCAGCGAGAGGCCGGCATGA
- a CDS encoding serine/threonine-protein kinase produces the protein MAVSTTCSHCGAPLSAGSRFCNVCGQPVSPSSALPTMNVPASRGRPGEARFLPGAILAGRYRVVGLLGRGGMGEVYRADDLKLGQSVALKFLPPEFEADADRLQRFLDEVRTARQVSHTNVCRIYDAGEADGHHFLSMEYVDGEDLASLLRRIGHIPKDKAIQIARQLCAGLAASHETGVLHRDLKPANIMIDGKGRARITDFGLAAFAAEIEGAEIRSGTPAYMAPEQLEGREVTARSDLYALGLVLYELFTGKAAFAGRRDHTATPSTPSSVMDGFDPAVERVILRCLETDPARRPSSALAVAAALPGGDPLAAALAAGETPSPEMVAEAGENVVVAPRLLWGALGVFVASVIAMILLSSRTSLVGLTPLEKPPEVLRERAREILKTAGHDAMPADSLFMFQENQPYLDNVLGHAQPGAARWDVLRSAPPSGIHFWYRESPRPIVLRNFGSIGDWMNDPPETAPGMARVELDPDGRLLSLLIVPGEKTLVATAAPEPDWSPLLHATGVDLGKLVTVDSEWAPPVFADRRMAWTGSWPERPELPIRIEAASAGGRPVSLRVVAPWTRPAEESAPREDVYSRWLSGIVYVGVIVAAAFVALRNVRRGRGDRRGALRFALYLGAVRMLWFLGAHHVASAAEADLFGAHLAYSLQRVGVAYVFYLAIEPYARRLWPHMLVSWVRMLDGKFRDPLVGRDLLLGAACGAAVRLIADLGAWVPSMLGGGSAVPSSGADPTWAFEGMRGAMHALVSILGIHTQHLFEIIYPLTLILVFRLLLRSDRWAVIVVSIIGTGIFLPETGSLPGYIVATAIILFIEWSLLFRAGLLAFATMLTGANLIGTLPVTLGAPGWYAGAMLLSLSAIVAPAVWGFWTAQGGRPLFGDELERGPAR, from the coding sequence ATGGCCGTCTCGACGACCTGCTCGCATTGCGGCGCACCGCTCTCGGCGGGCAGCCGGTTCTGCAACGTTTGCGGGCAGCCGGTTTCTCCCTCCTCCGCGCTCCCGACGATGAACGTGCCGGCGTCGCGCGGACGGCCCGGCGAGGCTCGATTCCTTCCGGGCGCGATCCTCGCAGGCCGCTACCGCGTCGTCGGTCTGCTGGGTCGAGGCGGGATGGGGGAGGTCTACCGCGCCGACGATCTCAAGCTCGGACAGAGCGTCGCGCTGAAGTTCCTTCCGCCGGAGTTCGAGGCGGACGCCGATCGCCTCCAGCGCTTCCTCGACGAGGTCCGTACCGCGCGTCAGGTCTCGCACACGAACGTCTGCCGGATCTACGACGCGGGGGAGGCGGACGGGCATCACTTCCTCTCGATGGAGTACGTCGACGGCGAGGACCTGGCGTCGCTCCTGCGCCGGATCGGCCACATCCCGAAGGACAAGGCGATCCAGATCGCGCGCCAGCTCTGCGCCGGCCTCGCGGCGTCGCACGAGACCGGCGTCCTTCACCGCGATCTCAAGCCTGCGAACATCATGATCGACGGCAAGGGGCGGGCGCGCATCACGGACTTCGGCCTCGCCGCGTTCGCGGCGGAGATCGAGGGCGCGGAGATCCGCTCCGGCACGCCGGCGTACATGGCGCCGGAGCAGCTGGAAGGCCGCGAGGTCACCGCCAGGAGCGATCTCTACGCGCTCGGCCTCGTGCTGTACGAGCTGTTCACGGGAAAGGCGGCGTTCGCCGGCCGGAGAGATCACACCGCGACACCCTCCACTCCCTCGAGCGTCATGGATGGGTTCGACCCGGCGGTCGAGCGCGTGATCCTGAGGTGTCTCGAGACCGATCCGGCGCGGCGGCCCAGCTCGGCGCTCGCCGTCGCCGCGGCCCTCCCCGGCGGCGACCCGCTCGCGGCGGCGCTCGCGGCCGGCGAGACGCCGTCGCCCGAGATGGTCGCGGAGGCGGGGGAGAACGTCGTGGTAGCCCCTCGGCTCCTGTGGGGAGCCCTCGGCGTCTTCGTCGCGAGCGTCATCGCGATGATCTTGCTCTCGTCGCGCACGTCACTCGTGGGGTTGACCCCTCTCGAAAAGCCTCCCGAAGTTCTCCGCGAGCGGGCGCGCGAGATCTTGAAGACCGCGGGCCACGACGCCATGCCCGCCGACAGCCTGTTCATGTTCCAAGAGAACCAGCCGTATCTCGACAACGTGCTCGGTCACGCGCAGCCGGGCGCGGCACGATGGGACGTCCTTCGCTCCGCTCCGCCGAGCGGGATCCACTTCTGGTATCGCGAGAGCCCGCGGCCGATCGTGCTGCGCAACTTCGGGTCGATCGGCGACTGGATGAACGATCCACCGGAGACCGCTCCCGGCATGGCGCGCGTCGAGCTCGACCCGGATGGAAGGCTCCTGTCGCTCCTGATCGTTCCCGGCGAAAAGACCTTGGTAGCGACGGCCGCGCCGGAGCCCGACTGGAGCCCGCTCCTCCACGCGACGGGTGTCGATCTGGGCAAGCTCGTGACCGTCGATTCGGAGTGGGCGCCGCCGGTCTTCGCCGATCGACGGATGGCGTGGACCGGCTCGTGGCCCGAGAGGCCGGAGCTTCCCATCCGGATCGAGGCGGCCTCGGCAGGGGGGCGGCCGGTCTCGCTCCGTGTCGTCGCGCCGTGGACCCGCCCGGCGGAAGAGAGCGCGCCGCGGGAGGACGTCTATTCGCGGTGGCTCTCGGGCATCGTTTACGTCGGCGTCATCGTCGCCGCCGCGTTCGTGGCACTCCGTAACGTGCGGCGTGGACGAGGGGATCGTCGCGGCGCGCTCCGCTTCGCGCTGTACCTCGGTGCCGTTCGCATGCTCTGGTTCCTCGGCGCGCACCACGTCGCGTCCGCGGCCGAGGCCGATCTCTTCGGCGCCCACCTGGCCTACTCCCTCCAGCGGGTCGGCGTCGCGTACGTGTTCTACCTAGCGATCGAGCCCTACGCGCGAAGACTCTGGCCCCACATGCTCGTCTCGTGGGTCCGTATGCTCGACGGAAAGTTTCGCGATCCATTGGTCGGCCGCGATCTGCTCCTGGGCGCGGCGTGCGGTGCCGCCGTCCGGCTGATCGCCGATCTCGGCGCGTGGGTTCCTTCGATGCTGGGAGGCGGGTCCGCCGTGCCGAGCTCGGGAGCGGACCCGACCTGGGCGTTCGAAGGGATGCGCGGGGCAATGCACGCGCTCGTCTCGATCCTGGGGATCCACACGCAGCACCTGTTCGAGATCATCTATCCGCTCACGCTCATCCTCGTCTTCCGGCTTCTGCTCCGAAGCGACCGTTGGGCCGTCATCGTCGTCTCGATCATCGGGACGGGGATCTTCCTTCCGGAGACGGGGAGCCTTCCGGGATACATCGTCGCGACGGCGATCATTCTGTTCATCGAATGGTCGCTGCTCTTCCGCGCCGGCCTTCTCGCGTTCGCGACGATGCTGACCGGAGCGAACCTGATCGGCACGCTGCCCGTGACGCTTGGAGCGCCGGGCTGGTACGCCGGAGCGATGCTCCTCTCGCTCTCGGCCATCGTTGCGCCGGCAGTCTGGGGCTTCTGGACCGCGCAAGGCGGCCGCCCCCTCTTCGGAGATGAGCTGGAGCGAGGACCGGCGCGTTAG
- the ligD gene encoding DNA ligase D: MAKSKPADKLAPYRAKREAARTPEPFGGSVPSRPGLFVVQKHAARSLHFDFRLELDGVLVSWAVPKGPSMDTADKRLAVHVEDHPLEYADFEGVIPQENYGAGSVIVWDRGLWTALEDPHAGMKKGKLLFDLAGYKLRGRFTLVRTKRSEKDWLLIKERDGHVRKGEELRQESVLSGLTVEELRDASAKTGEIDAELQRLKAPKRTVNAKEIEWMLAEAAKAPPDGEGWLFEIKYDGYRLLAAREDGRPSLRFRGGGDATSTFPEIARALAALPYDRVLVDGEVVVLDDDGKPSFGRLQKRGRLSRRSEIDRASLEHPAVLFAFDLLAFGDRDTRPLPLTERKRILQKVVPSIGPVRFADHFEGRGADFLEAARRMGLEGIVGKRASAPYRRGRSAEWVKVRFQRADDFVVVGFTEPKRGRPGFGALHLAVRDGEGYRYAGRVGTGFDDRQLGTLRERLDAERRDKPAATGALPKGREHVWTNPAIVVEVRYKEWTGDGQLRHPVFVRVRDDKTPEDCADDRGDSFRNSADRVSEAVPSDVDRTVRFTNLEKVFWPEEGHTKGDLIAYYRAIAPWILRYLHDRPLVMTRYPDGIHGKSFFQKDAPGFGPEWLRKERMWSEHGGREIDYFVCDDEPSLLYVINLGTIPLHVWSSRVPSLQRPDWCILDFDPKGAPFKHVVKLAVAAKALCDELELPAYLKTSGSTGLHVLIPLGRQCTFEESKLLAELLARVLAAEFPEIATIARALDARDGKVYIDFLQNGHGKLLVAPFSARPVPGAQVSTPLRWSEANARLDPSRFTIETVPGRMKKLKDDPLAPLLEDAPDLRGALERLGARLAR; this comes from the coding sequence GTGGCGAAAAGTAAGCCAGCAGACAAGTTAGCGCCCTACCGGGCCAAGCGTGAGGCGGCGCGAACTCCTGAGCCTTTCGGCGGGAGCGTCCCTTCGCGGCCGGGCCTCTTCGTCGTCCAGAAGCACGCCGCGCGCAGCCTTCATTTCGACTTCCGGCTCGAGCTGGACGGCGTGCTGGTCTCCTGGGCGGTCCCCAAGGGGCCGTCGATGGACACGGCCGACAAGCGCCTCGCCGTGCACGTCGAGGACCACCCGCTCGAGTACGCCGACTTCGAGGGGGTGATCCCTCAGGAGAACTACGGCGCGGGCTCGGTGATCGTCTGGGATCGGGGCCTGTGGACGGCCCTGGAAGATCCGCACGCGGGCATGAAGAAGGGAAAGCTCCTCTTCGACCTCGCCGGCTACAAGCTTCGTGGGCGATTCACGCTCGTTCGCACCAAGCGCTCGGAGAAGGACTGGCTCCTCATCAAGGAGCGCGACGGTCATGTTCGCAAAGGCGAGGAGCTCCGCCAGGAGTCGGTGCTCTCGGGCCTCACGGTCGAGGAGCTGCGCGACGCGTCGGCCAAGACGGGCGAGATCGACGCCGAGCTTCAGCGACTGAAGGCTCCCAAGCGAACGGTGAACGCGAAGGAGATTGAGTGGATGCTCGCCGAGGCGGCAAAGGCCCCGCCCGACGGTGAGGGCTGGCTCTTCGAGATCAAGTACGACGGTTACCGCCTGCTCGCGGCGCGTGAAGACGGCCGTCCGTCGCTGCGGTTTCGTGGAGGCGGCGACGCGACGTCCACCTTCCCCGAGATCGCACGCGCGCTCGCCGCACTCCCCTACGACCGCGTCCTCGTCGACGGGGAGGTCGTCGTCCTCGACGACGACGGCAAGCCCAGCTTCGGGCGCTTGCAGAAGCGCGGCCGCTTGAGCCGCCGCTCCGAGATCGATCGAGCGTCGCTCGAGCATCCCGCCGTCCTGTTCGCCTTCGATCTTCTCGCGTTCGGCGATCGCGATACGCGGCCTCTTCCGCTGACGGAGCGGAAGCGAATCCTTCAGAAGGTCGTTCCCTCGATCGGTCCCGTTCGCTTCGCCGACCACTTCGAAGGGCGCGGAGCCGACTTCCTGGAAGCGGCACGTCGCATGGGTCTCGAGGGGATCGTGGGCAAGCGCGCCTCTGCGCCTTACCGGCGCGGCCGCAGCGCCGAGTGGGTCAAGGTGCGCTTTCAGCGCGCGGACGATTTCGTCGTCGTCGGGTTCACCGAGCCGAAGCGTGGACGGCCCGGATTCGGCGCGCTCCATCTGGCCGTCCGGGACGGAGAGGGTTATCGCTACGCGGGCCGCGTGGGAACCGGTTTCGACGATCGCCAGCTCGGAACGCTTCGCGAGCGGCTCGACGCGGAGCGACGCGACAAGCCCGCTGCCACGGGAGCGCTACCGAAAGGCCGGGAGCACGTCTGGACGAATCCCGCGATCGTCGTCGAGGTCCGCTACAAGGAATGGACCGGGGACGGCCAGCTCCGCCATCCGGTCTTCGTGCGCGTTCGCGACGACAAGACGCCCGAGGACTGCGCAGATGACAGAGGGGACAGCTTCCGAAACTCTGCAGATCGAGTTTCGGAAGCTGTCCCCTCCGATGTCGATCGCACCGTCCGATTCACGAACCTGGAGAAGGTCTTCTGGCCCGAGGAGGGACACACCAAGGGCGATCTCATCGCGTACTATCGCGCGATCGCGCCCTGGATCCTCCGCTACCTGCACGATCGCCCGCTGGTGATGACGCGCTACCCGGATGGGATCCACGGCAAGTCCTTCTTCCAGAAAGACGCCCCGGGCTTCGGCCCCGAGTGGCTCCGGAAAGAGCGGATGTGGAGCGAGCACGGCGGTCGTGAGATCGACTACTTCGTGTGCGACGACGAGCCCTCGCTCCTCTACGTGATCAATCTGGGCACGATCCCGCTCCACGTTTGGTCGAGCCGCGTGCCGAGCCTGCAACGCCCCGACTGGTGCATCCTCGATTTCGACCCGAAGGGAGCGCCGTTCAAGCACGTCGTGAAGCTGGCAGTCGCCGCGAAGGCGCTGTGCGACGAGCTCGAGCTCCCCGCGTACCTCAAGACCTCCGGCTCGACGGGGCTGCACGTCCTGATCCCGCTCGGCCGGCAATGCACGTTCGAGGAGAGCAAGCTTCTCGCGGAGCTGCTCGCCCGCGTTCTCGCGGCGGAGTTTCCCGAGATCGCGACAATCGCCCGCGCGCTCGACGCGCGCGACGGGAAGGTTTACATCGATTTCCTGCAGAACGGCCACGGCAAGCTGCTCGTGGCGCCGTTCTCCGCGCGGCCAGTTCCGGGGGCGCAGGTGTCCACGCCGCTCCGATGGAGCGAAGCGAACGCGCGCCTCGACCCTTCGCGATTCACGATCGAGACCGTCCCCGGCCGGATGAAGAAGCTGAAGGACGATCCCCTCGCGCCGCTGCTCGAGGACGCTCCCGACCTTCGCGGCGCTCTGGAGCGGCTCGGAGCGCGCCTCGCTCGGTGA
- a CDS encoding YtxH domain-containing protein, which produces MIQRKHLFIAFATGAAAGAVAAYLTAPRTGKEMRASLQTWARDARDKAVVIPTAIRHAAKAGKEAFAESYRGENGHQPHA; this is translated from the coding sequence ATGATCCAGAGAAAGCACCTCTTCATCGCCTTCGCCACGGGCGCCGCCGCCGGAGCCGTGGCGGCCTACCTGACCGCGCCGCGCACCGGAAAAGAAATGCGCGCGAGCCTGCAAACCTGGGCTCGTGACGCGCGCGACAAGGCGGTCGTCATTCCGACGGCAATCCGCCACGCTGCGAAGGCCGGGAAGGAAGCGTTCGCCGAGTCGTACCGGGGAGAGAACGGGCACCAGCCTCACGCGTAG
- a CDS encoding glycosyltransferase family 2 protein produces the protein MNQAPTISLVIPIHDEEPLIDRLYREVVAAMEPLGLPWEAVFVDDGSRDRSAELLLAKQAADKRVVVVRLTRNWGHQPAIAAGLTVARGDAVVLMDGDLQDPPSLVPRLVAEWKSGGKVVIAERTSRKEAPLRKLLMATFYRLLGFLSDMPIPLNSGIFGLLDRQVVDALNRLEESNRYLPGLRAWVGFPTRVVTYAREARAAGEPKQTLFKLTRYALDAIFSFSYKPLRLSLVLGLTAATVAVIYGIVLVACRVMGVGMFGIPVVDGYTTTIVSILFLGGTQLICVGILGEYIGRIYDEVKRRPLFLIREVHRSDRDS, from the coding sequence ATGAACCAAGCGCCCACGATCTCGCTCGTCATCCCCATCCACGACGAGGAGCCGCTCATCGATCGTCTCTACCGGGAGGTCGTCGCCGCCATGGAGCCGCTGGGGCTGCCGTGGGAAGCGGTCTTCGTCGACGACGGGAGCCGCGACCGCTCCGCGGAGCTGCTGCTCGCAAAGCAGGCGGCGGACAAGCGCGTCGTCGTGGTGCGGCTGACGCGGAACTGGGGCCACCAGCCGGCGATCGCGGCGGGACTGACCGTGGCGAGGGGCGACGCCGTCGTCCTCATGGACGGCGACCTGCAGGATCCGCCATCCTTGGTCCCGCGGCTCGTCGCCGAATGGAAGAGCGGCGGCAAGGTCGTCATCGCCGAGCGCACGAGCCGGAAGGAAGCTCCCCTTCGCAAGCTGCTCATGGCGACCTTCTACCGCCTCTTGGGGTTCCTCTCCGACATGCCGATCCCGCTCAACTCGGGGATCTTCGGCCTTCTCGATCGCCAGGTCGTCGACGCGCTCAACCGTCTCGAGGAGAGCAACCGCTACCTGCCCGGCCTCCGGGCGTGGGTGGGATTCCCCACGCGGGTCGTCACGTATGCGCGCGAGGCGCGCGCCGCGGGCGAGCCGAAGCAGACGCTCTTCAAGCTGACGCGCTACGCGCTCGACGCGATCTTCAGCTTCAGCTACAAGCCGCTCCGCCTGAGCTTGGTGCTCGGCCTCACCGCGGCGACGGTGGCCGTGATCTACGGGATCGTCCTCGTCGCCTGCCGCGTGATGGGCGTCGGCATGTTCGGAATCCCGGTGGTCGACGGCTACACGACGACGATCGTCTCGATCCTGTTCCTCGGCGGCACGCAGCTCATCTGCGTGGGGATCCTCGGCGAGTACATCGGCAGGATCTACGACGAGGTGAAGCGCCGGCCACTCTTCCTGATCCGGGAGGTCCACCGCTCCGATCGGGACTCATGA